Genomic window (Rhododendron vialii isolate Sample 1 chromosome 4a, ASM3025357v1):
gtaatggaGGAACAACCCTACAGTTAGGCCATTAAATGGATCCGACTGCACAACCCAAATCTCCGGGAAAGCTAGGGCAACATTCTAGCAGAAACTTTTGCACTATAGATTCATAGCTTAGCATATGCATAGTTTCATATACTTTTGGTACAAAGGGAATTCCATGAATCAACACGTGCTTGTAAAGGCACAGTACTCCTGAAACCATGCgtttcactatttttggggTAATCTGAGTACAATGTGACATGGTTGCGTAGTACTCCGGCTAATAGTGGTCGAAACACATGTTACGTGGGCCGGCCACCTCTTTATCTCCCAACAAAAGTGattattgatgttgcacccGCAAAATTTGTCGTGATTTACTGAGAATATACCATGTGAAAATTCAGCACGCATGATATGAACATTTGGCAGGAAATAATGCATGCCCACTTTTCCCAGAGGAAAATCGTGACTCTGTCACTGTTTGGTAGAGGGGCAAAGGCTTGGAAGAGATCGTAGAGGGCCCGATAGGGACAGTGTATGTTATGCTTACGCGCAAATGAGTTATTTGTAATTTCGGTTCAAGTATCTTGGGCTAGGTTGATAGTCTCATTATGTGTACTAGAGCGGAGAAGTTGTGCGCTCCATATCAATGAAAAAAGGAGGGTAATACTACGTACTACCATTTTAGTAGTAAACATTTAGGTTGTTCTAGTAGGTTTTTATTTGGAGCAATACTAAGGACACAACTGTCTGAACTCACATGATATATATGGGACTCACACTACATAATTATGGACCATTACAAATACTAGTGTATTCGAATTTGTCTCCAGCCATCTGTGTCATTTTCGATTTATTTAAAGCTAGGACAAGGCTTTCTGGTAGGTTTTTATTTACCGTGCACCAAATGCATCCACTCTTTTTTGTGTGGCTAGGACAAGGGTTTCTAGTAGGTTTTTAAAAGGATGAAGGAGGGGGGTACTTGAGATAGCATCTTGGTGTGACCAAAGATATTCCACACCCGCGGCGGGTTCCGGAAGAGACCAAAGAACCATAGCAACTACTACATCATCAAAGGCTAGCGCAAGGACCATAGTAGAAGGACCAAGTTCGAAAAAACGTCGTTAGCACGACTCGAACCCGTGACCTCCTAGTCACCCAAAGCATGTGGGAGTGAATCATGAGCCACTAGGCTACCACTCATGTGGTCTAAATGCGTTTTACCCATCCAAAAGCGACTTGGAGGCTGCTGCACGTAAGCAGCGCTCAACCTCACCGTTCGTCCcgacaatcaatggttcggatttaaaaaaaaaaattggaagagttcttttaaaattcagaccgtccaaaatatttttgaacagtGAGATTTAACGCTGCTACGTGCTGCAGCCCTTGGCTTCCATCCAAAAGATGCAGATACGTACATATCATttaatgtgagagagagagagagagagagagagagagagagagagagagagattgttggCTTTGCAGTGTTTATGCAGTGTAAATtatggcagagagagagagagtaattgtTGGCTTTGCAGTGTAAATTATGGTGAAGGCAAACGACAGGACCACTCTATAGTCTCCTTGTGTTTGTCTACTAATAACAGTTATTCGAGCCTTTCTCTGCATTCCCTGAGAGTTGGACCACCCTAGCTTACAAATCTAGCCTTTAATTTTTTAGGCTCCTTGTAGGGTACAAACCCcaagttcatctctctctctctctctctctctctctaggctACAACCGAAAGGGGGAAAGGTGGCAACAAAAGGCAGTGTGGTGTGGGGGAGGAACGCAGCTGCAGCCCATTAACTAAGTCTGTCTCTGCTGGGTAGCTATCCCTTCTTCCTAGCTTATAGTCTTCTAGTTATGTGTGAGTCGTGTGACCAATTCATATACATGTATTAACAATTCAGCAACCCATAAGACAAATAGAATATGCTTCGGGTATAAAATTTCCGAATACAACTTCGGACACAAATGCGTTGGGTCATTCAATGTGCGTAAGCGTCTAATCGTCTAATGTATATCCTGCGCAGTCCGGATGTGTCGGACGACTTCGAATATATTTTTTGCAGACTTATGTGTCCGAAAATCTATGTTTGTAGCATTGCTTGAAAGAAATATATAGTGAGGGAAATGGTTCGGAAACCAATCTAGTCAAATCATAACTGGCCTATATGTTAATGTTGTCAAAAGAGGCATTCCCTCCCCCTCTTACTTTTCCCAAGCAGCCAAAAGATTGCCATGATCTTTTCCTTTCGGCTGGGAGGAGGAGAGTTATTATGATATTATCACACCATCTTATAGTGATCATCACTAGTGCTAAAGGCCATTTTAATAAAGTCAAAATGCCTAATCTTACATGCGACATTTCTGTCCAAAATACAATAAAGAAATCACCTTCCCTGCAATCCACTTATTAAACAATTCGGGGGTGTGGTGCGGAGCAATTCTCGGTTCACCgtgatgatctgaaccgttcatcataGAGAACTTAATATATTCGTCATCTCTTATATGGATCATCcacaaaaaaactaataaattgatTTTGTACTTAGTGTCTGATGGAAGTAAATTTATTTGTATTGAAAAAATATGGATGGTCCAAAAATCAGGGCGTTCTTTTGTTCAACGACAAATGTGTTTGAATGATGCACTATTGATTGATTTAACTTTTGTAAGAGTAATCCACATACTGAGGtctaaaaaacaaacaatttgaATCATCGAAGTGAGACCGTAATGAGCCCCTCAAAACACACCACTCAATCCATACAACTGTGGTACAGAGAAGTCATTTTTATTCAATGAAAAATGTAAAACTTCAGCCCAATCACAAATCCATATTGGTAACCTATCAatgtttcaataatcaaaaaaaattaaaaaaaaacctgtcAATATTATATTGGACAAGGTTTCTGCATACATCAAAGAGATCAGTCGAGACGAAATCCCAATGCCCTCTTCATAATACGCATCATTCACTCGAAACGTCCCAAAGTAATAGGTATTGGAGATTCTTTGGATGGCATTGCAGGATTTGACAAATGCCAAACCAAGTACCAAATATGATCCTGAATTTGATATTTGCCAAATTTTAGCAGCCATTAGCCACCATGTTGAAAATTGATGAAATGGCAACCATAGGAAACAACAGAAGAACTCAGAATCAAGTAAAGATCGACAAACTCGCTGTTGAAATCAATCATTGAAGCCAACTAATAATCTGTAAAATTCAAAATGCTCTGGCACTTTAATCAGATCTACTTACATCAAATGAGAAATACATCGATGACTACATAATATTTTAGATACCTAGACTATTGAAATCGAACAAAACATCTTATTTGGGACACGATACATGGAGACACCTGGATAAAAAGCTCGTAAAAAGAATAATTAAGTTGATACATGGAATGACTGGTACAATAGCGTCAACTGACTCCGGGGAAAACCCAAACACTTGGTCCCCAGAATAAAAGGTTAACGATGTCAGTCTTCAACATCCTAGGGCTACAAAAATATAGGAACGAGTTACCTCGATGGCAACTCTACTCTTCTCTTTCCAAGCTTCTTGAACCAATGAAAGAGTTTGTGCGAGAAAGTAACATATCGTAGAGGTTATTAGCCGTTGGACGATCCATTGGATTATTTTGGGTGCATTTGTTGTATATATCAACGAGAAATCTCGTGGTCTCTAATTCCACCTCCGGTATCCGAGGTTCTGTGCTGGATTGAGCCATTGCAGGGTCATCTGGTGATCCCAAAGACTCCTCCAGTTTGTCTGTTAAAGGTGGCCGTTTCCCCATCTGCTTAAATTATAGAATATTATTACTAATAGTGCAACAATATGGGTTCAGTTTTTCAAGAATATCAAAATACTATAAAAGAAAATTCCAAATAGAtccccgggggggggggggggggggggtcaaCCCCATCATGTTTTTTGCTCAAGAAAAAAACCTCATGTCTCACGCCCCTGCCTGAGAGAtatgaaacacaaaaaaatccataaaagtAGTTCTTTCTCCTTTCCACACAAgctctttccctctctttcttACTGTTCTCCCTCTTTCACACACGCTCCACCATCACCGGACAGTATCACCCCATCACCAGCTGCTCAATTATAGTGTCACTAACCTACTAGCCGATGTTGTGAAAACCATGTGACCATGGACGTAGGCAATCTTACTGAACCCTGTAAACCAGCTGTCCAGTTCTTTTCTGTTGGTGATTGATTTTATTCCTCGTGATGTTTTGTGCGTGTGCTTGGGTCGTAGCCCAACATGCCCAATCTGCTATCTATTTTCTCCTATCTGCCCTCATTCCAACCCGACTATATGCATATATTATATGCTCAATTGACTACATATACAACACATCCCCCACTGGAATACTACAAATACAAAACACACGCAAACACATCAAATTTCAGCACTCCGTATAAAACCCACCACGACCAGATAGGGTGTACAGAGTTCCGAGTCTTCCGAGCAAAATTCTACACTTTTTAAACCCAGCACCATCGAAGTGTGCACCATCACCCTTCATCCCCCCATCACAGCTCCAATCTCGACCACCAAACCACATTACCCAACTCAGAGCACTTGATTGACAACCACCGAAACTCCATCCAAAATCACCATCCCCGTCACCAGGGCCACCGAAGGCATCCACTCACCTTCCATCCCAGAAAACACAAACCTTACCCCACTAACCAACACCAACATACGAAAGTCACAATCatttgagagagatagagagagagagagagagagaggcacctGTAAAAGATCATGAATTTGTGATTCTGACAACCCTGAATACGGGACTTGCAAAGTTAATAACTCCAATAACAAGCACCCAAACGACCAAATATCCACTTCCTGCAgccaaagaaacaaagaaaagctTGAGTGCCAAACATTCCAAGACATTCTGGCGAGTCACAATGACTATTATGTTGTATGTCCAAACCCTCACTTAACATTTCATGACGCAAGGACTTACAGCAACAAACAACAAacataacaaaatccaaaagtaaCGTGTTTATGCAGCGGTAGAGGAAGAAACTCACCAGCCCATACATGTCAGGCTTAATCATTGCTCGAAATACCTCAGGAGCCATCCAACGAGGTGTTCCAACACAAACATTTGGTGGAGGTACTCCTACATGTGCAATACAGCATGAATGCAAGGAAGAACGAAGGGGGACTGCTCTATCAAAATCACAAAGCTTCACAACTGGCGTTCCATCAGGCCTCCTCCTATCCAGATCAATCAAAATGTTTTCGCTCTTTATGTCGCGATGAATAATGTGTTTGGAATGCAGCTCTACTAAGGCACATGCGACATCTCTAGCAATATGCAATGCCAGATCCACGCGGACGTGCTTCTCACCAGCTCTAGACAGCTTCTCTACATAATTCTGGAACGTAAAAGGCAGGAATTGTTAGGAGAAAAGAAATCGAAAGCCAAGTGAACTATCTTGCCGGGAAAAGAAAGGCAACTGAGGATTATACATGATTTGAGAATAGAAATCACAGCTTCCCTTGGTCCTTGCTTCTGGTGTGGTTCTTAAATGAATTATCATATCCACACTAAAGGTGAACCAACTGAAGGTAAattagaattaaaaattaatcacGAAAAATCACCTTTAAGGAACCCCCTTTTATGTACTCCATCACGATAGCAGACTGCAATATCCGCTGCTCTGAATCTCCATCTAACGATTGAACCCACTTGGTAGATATCTGATGACCATACATTTCAACAATGCAGGAGTGCTTGTTCAAAGCACGTAAAATCCTCACCTCCCCTAAACAACTGTACTCGAAATTCCTAATTGCATCTGCAGAAATCCCACCAGTTTCTAGAGTACGCACCTGCAGCATTGAACTAGTTAGAAACATGCCCCACACACCCACATATAGAATGGATGGCATCAAGAATGAATATTGGCACACCCTGTAACAAGTACACTTCCATTTCGACACCAAGATGCAGGTAACACTGTGAAAGATAGAGACGATAAGCACATGCAAATACAACAGTTATCTCAAACTAAACGCCATATAAGTAATAGTTATAATTAGAATAGAATTTGTCTTGAAAACACTGAATTGTATCTCAAGAAAGAAGCAGGAAAAATAGCAAAATACAGTGAGAATTAGCAACGCACACCTTTGCTATTGCCTCAATTGATCCAAAGTCACACCGGAAGAGAGTACTAGAAGATGCCTTTTCTATTTCATCGCATGCAGACAGAGAAGGAAAGGAACAAATTGGTCCAGCAATGCTATCTGTCACATTAGGAACATTAATCCAGCTCAGAGGAATGTACCTGAAACAGAAAACTTCCCTATCAGAAACTACAGCTAAAGCACATCACCTCTCCAGTAAGCAGGAAGATGTGATTATCCAAGGGGAGGACAGATCACAGCAGATATAATATATTCATATTCTCAAATCCCCCTCTTCCCTTCCCtcgggaaaagaaagaaaaaaagaaaacagaaacggCCCCGCATAACATGATCAAGCACAAGAAGAATGCAAGTCGTTCACATATTTTCAAATGGTACACAAATTAATAAGGAGACAAACAAGAAAACTAAActgaaaaatagtaaaagcatctACCTGCAAAAATATTCGGGATCTGTTTCCTCCCTTATATCATGTGGATGGCAGGCATCAACTATCATGCGAACCCATTCATCATCCCTCTTGACAATAATGATATTCCATGCATGTGGTGAGAAATCAAAATAGCCCCGAACAAGTTCACAAGGTACATGCGGCTCCATTCTGTCGCAAAGGTACTAGAGCAGAAGTGATAAGGTTAgatcaaggggaaaaaaataaatagcaagGTAATAGAATACCTGTCTAAAACTATATATGAAACAAATAGCACAGTGAAAGAATCACCTTCATAAGCAACGCTCTATGTCTACATACGCCAAACTGGAGTGTCCCGATAGGAACCACAACGGATTTTTGCCTTGCTTTTGCAGAATGAAGAGATTTTTCACATAGATCAAGGAAAACAATATCTTCTACACTGTCTGAACTCTGTTTAGAGGGTTTTGTACTACTGTCAATGCTCCCAGTTGGGCAGGTACAGACAAAGGGCTTCCTATAGTTCGAACCGGACACAGCTTTTCTTGTTTTCACAATGAATCCACTTTTATCACTGCCCCCAAAGTGGTCAGATACAAAAAGAGCAAGCAGCGATGCAATTTGCAAGTCATCGATTGCAAACTGTTCTCTTTCTTTGGTTGTATCACTGCTCTGCTTGAAATGAAACATCAATGCCTGAGAACTCAGTGCAATGGCATCCAACTCTTCATCTTTCCTCCTGAAGAAAGCAACAATTACACAATCACCAAGATTTTAAAGAATCCAACCATGACAAGCATAGACATGTCTATTCCTACTCATTCTCTTTTCAGACACCAACCTAGAGACAAGATCTCCGGAAACGTTCAGAAATGCCTAAATACCTGCCCTGATTTCTTCTTATAATTTTTAAGTCAGACCTTAGCAGCAGAGAGCTCCTAAAATGGTGTCGCTCCCACCTTGGGAGCCCACTTTTGCGCTCCCAAAAGGAGCTTGATGGGAGCCCACTCCCATTGACATGGGAGCTTGCTCCTACGAAGATGGGAGCTTTGGTATGTCTTTGTATAGAATAACTGGAATTTCTCACTtggttttattaattggtcatgatatcttgaaaagaaaaccatatattgtaacactagcccatttcttaGACTTATGGTGGACTTAgcccatatttttacttcctaaaatgattttacttttaaagtgaatactctatgctaaattatttttattttatatgtaCACGCTCCCAACCTTGTAAGCTTCTATCTTCCCCTGCTCCTCCCACTCCCACTCCCGTTTTGTGCAACTAAGAGTCAGACACGCTAGGAGAGGTTGGGAAAATGCTGAGGACACGTTAGGAGGTCAAATGCAATTCTTAGAAGTTGGACTAGAGTTTAAATCACATGGACGACCCATTTCATGAATACTTGAGTGGTTATTGATAAATATCACATAGCGGCAATATAAATACCATTTGCTTTTTTTATCCTTGTTTCATAGAACTATTTCTGACTTTTTCTATGTTCATAAGATACATCTACAACCTGAATATATTTTACAGCAACCAGTCAGTGTCCAAATTTTTCGATAACCGCCATGCCTGTGTCATGCTGTGTTGCTGCCGATGTCTGTATCCATGCTTATTAGATCCTGCCATCCCCAATCCCATAATGGTCGAAGGCAAgatctaaataaaaaataagcatgtaCAGTACAAAGAATTACCTGTCTAAAAGAATAACTTCACGTGAGTCAAGATGCAGAGTTTGCTCATAACTCCTTAGTGGCATGAAGGGCCGATCTCGTCCTGCATCATAAAAGCCATCTGGTAGATGGTCATCAATGCTACAAAATGATGTGCTACTATATTTGGATGACAGATCTGAGTGATCATCTATTGGTCTCCGAGATTTGCTAGGTTTGGGATTATCAAGATCCCTATCGGAATGCCTTTTTGAGTTTGGAGTACTGTTGCATAATGCTGAAGATGAGCATTCATCCTGCAAGTGAGCACCATCAGATGTAGAATCTAGAGATGCATCACATTCTGTACGGTCATTTTCACCCTCTTTACATATTTCAACCGAGTTAACCAGGACACAGTCACAATAATCAATCTCATACTCATTTTTTGAACTGATGTCATCATCCTTAACACTAGCAAATTCACATGCAGTCTTTCCAGACTGTCCTTTATTGTCACTGTCAGGACCGGGAATGGCTGATGAATTTTCTGTGTGAGACTGAGGTGCAAGGACAGAATGTTTGCAAGGTTTGCATTTGGCAGCTGCTTTTTCTGTCGACAACTCCACATGATCTTCAACTTTCCACTTCCTACTATTGTTTAAACGTTCTTGGCGAGCTCTCTGTTGTAAATAGTACCGCCGCTTCCATCCCTTCCTAGACCTTCTTGCAGCAAAACAACGACTGCTTGTTGAGGATCCAGTTACATGGCTCGATGACGTAGCAGGGGAGCCTAAATTAGCACCAAAGATACAGTTAGTTGAAGCTGGTTCTATATAaagcagaaagaaagaaagataataaagaaagagaaggagaaagaagCAATTTAAAGGCCTCACCTTTTGGAGATATCTTGTCGTCAATTTCCTGTACACTATCTTCAAATACATCCATCTCAACAGCAGAACTAAATAATTCATCATTGGAAGTGTCTTTTCCATTTCCCTCCAAATTGCAGCTTATCCATGAAGGTATTTGACAATAACTGAGAAGCTTGTTGTACTATTAAGTATCAAGACACCAACAAACAGATAAGGCTAAAGATGGAGACAACGATGAATGGAAGGTAAGGCTAAATAAACAACTAAAACGCAGATTCATCAACATGAAGGGAGTGCAATTTAGTACACAAATAGCTTCAAGAAATGCAGGCATCAACTAAAATGGTAAAGTAAATGAAACTTCACCAGATTTGTGCGGGTAAATAAGAAAACCCAGCAGCTACCAACTCAGTAGCAGCCATGGGGGAAAGGGAAATTAGACTGGAGAAGGCAAAACCAATACTGGAATTTCGGAAGTAGAAATGCCACTTTACGAACAGAACCTTCAATATAGAAATTACCCACTTTACAATTGCATGAACATGAGAACAATATTAGCAAGGAACATAGGAACAAACCAAACTTCCAATGTGAATTCTGTACCATAAAGCCGAACACAGAAGGTAGGAGGACATCTATCAGTCAGGATTAAAGGCATAAATTGTACCATTAAATGACAAAAGCTGAGATACGGCTGTACCATCATATTACCAAAATTCTTGATGCTAAGCCCAAACAATCGGTACTCAATGAGTGAGTTGAGTAAAGCAAGAATAAAGGGGATCACAAGATATAAGCCATTCAAAAAGACCATGAATTCTCTGTATGGAACTCGAATTTTCAAACAAGACAACAACTTAAACCATCAAAATCCATTTGTGAGAATACTGGCAGTATGCAATTTTAAAAGGGACTGCTTgtccctttcaaaaaaaaaaaagggactgcTGTCGCATGCCTCGCATAATATTTCCTTGTTATGGTTGTTAGTATCTACCTGAAGATTCAGTTTCTGAAGGTTATGCATTGAGCCAAGTTTGAGACATTCCACGGAAGCCAACCTATTGTTTGACAGGTCCAAGATCTCCAATCTTTGCAAGGATGACAAACCAGACGGTATTTCCACCAACTTATTATTACCGACTTTCAATGATATCAATGAACTCAAATAAGTTATCTCAGTTGGCAGACTCCTTATCTTATTAAATGAAAGATCTAGAAACTCCAAGCTTTTAAGGCAGCCAATTTCGGGAGGAAGGTATCTGCAgggaaaaaacagaaagaacatCACAACTTCCCCCAAGACCAATATATCAACCCCATATAGGATAGTAAAGATTCAAAAAGATGAAATAACATATATAACTACTCTTCAATTTGTTGGACTTGTATGGAATAACACTGGAAAGCTAAAGAGTAAGGACCTATAGAGAAGAAGCGCATTAAGATTCAAAAACATGAAATAACATATATAACAACTCttcaaatatttgtttcctctttCAGTCAAACCTATGCATGTTGTATAACGACCACCCAACATGCCTTACTAATCGACTGGCAGGTATCATCCAATGTCTGTGTTTCAACTAACTTCTAAATATTTAGTCAAAACTCTTGCACAATGGATCTAGAGGTCTTCATCTTACTACCAACTTAAAAAACAATCGATCAAGAGATATCCATGTACGACTGGGAGAACCAAATTAGTCAGAAAAATCTGCAATTGCTAGAGACCGCATTACTGATTTTCTATTCCAATTAGTACGTTACTAGTGTAACATGGGGATAACATCATGACATTGACATTACAATGTAACATGGACATAACTAGGTTGGTAAGGTATTAAATTCAAGGGCATGATAAAGCCAAGGTCTCACCGAAAGTAACTATATAGACTTCTCATTCCATAGTAGTATACTAGATTTTCCATAGTTTCACTTTCAATAAACTTAAAGTTACAGAGTTAAGTACGAGAAGCCCGAGACCTTTATTCTATATTACTATTACATAAAAATCTTAGCCACAAACCCTAGGCTCCGTACATTGCAACATTGAAACAGGGCGCAACTGATACAACTTGCAAGTAGTATACTACAACTTCAAGTTCATTCTGTCCTTCCATCACTTGTGTATCTTGGACAACGTCACAAATCACCTTAAAACCTCTCATGGACATAGACTCCTAACTCTCCAATCAATGATGTATCGAGTTACTTTTTTTAACACGAACATCAGGTTCACCATCACAGGTGAAGAAATGGCACAGAAAAATCTTCCAATATAAGTCCTTACATTTCACTCTCTTACAAAAAGCAGCTTATACAGTGATTATTTTCCAAACTTCCATTCTTTAGAGCCACTTTTAACCAGGGCGGCTCCAGGACTTCATTTCAACGGTGACAAAATCATACAGAAAATATCTGTAATACTAAACTCTATATAAAAAAATGTGTATATATTTTCTCATAAAGTTATCTGacctaatttattttcttttgttgagctTTTTGGCTATGCACGAACAACCCAGTGCCAACaacagtaaaaataaataaatttatacataaaaagtaaaatatttaatGCATTTTTTGAACACGGGGGTTTTCGCTTGAACCCCCTAATTTACTAGTAAAGCTACCCCTGCTTGTTGATATTCCTGCCttgttcttttaatcttttagtAGCCACTAGATAGTTCAGTCCTCTTCTAACAAACGCCACTACTAAACATCTACAAAGTTGGTTTACCAACTGACAAGTAAGATAAGCTCCTATAagaattttggaattttgaataaatatgCAATAGATTTACTTTTTACCCTTTGAGCTCATATGTCCAACTCGCCAATCTACTTCATACTCTCAGtgaaaaatagagtaataaaGCAGACTAATTCTTTACGCCAAATGAAACTAAACAAGTGCAATGTAACATTGGAGTTCGGGCTTATTATGAGAAACTATGTTACATAGActcttcaaaacaaatcaagcaCATTGAGTTGCACAATTGAAACTGGATAAGGCTGTGTCGTGCGAGATGTGTCCAACACTATCTGTTGGACACTAGTACTACAAGTCTACAATTGTACTTATTGCCAACTGCTACAAAATGAGTAAACCACCAATTTTAAACTCTAGTTACAATGTTACATGAAATAAAAGGTATTTTCAGTTTTCACAAAGTGGATGAAATATGTAAACAAAGTATAATGCTTTTCGCTGGATCCATGAATGCTTCAAGTAGAGATTTAATGGGTCCAATCCGAATACATGCCCTCTACATTCCCTAAACAGCACCTGCACCCGCACCCATAAGGCTGCAGATGAACTGAGCTATTTGCAAGTAGCTTGAGGCCAGCACGTTATGGGTTCGGCTCGGCTCCTTagtaaacgagttgagctcAACTCGATTTAGTTGAAACTCGGCTCGTTTCTTGCGGCtcgacttgtttagtaaacaatTGAGCTCGAACACCCTGacactaaacgagccaagctcgggTTAGTTGTAACTCTCTCGTTTGTCACGGCTCgacttgtttactaaacaaaTTGAGCTCAAACACCTTGacactaaatgagccgagcttggGTTAGTTGTAACTCTGCTCGTATGTCGTGGCtcgacttgtttagtaaacaaaCGGAGCTTGAACACCTTGACACCAAACGAACTGAGCTCCAGCTCGGTTATTTGGTCTCAACCCGAGCTTGAACTACACTAGTTTCGACTGGTCCGAGCTCGAACACTTTACGGTTCGGCTCGTTTGAAGCCTGGCGGCACAGCCGCGAGCAGGTAAACAGTTTGACCCAATACCAAAAAAGCATCTAAACTACAACTTCGTTCCCTACATCATTGAGAAGCACAAGAGATACtaacaataaaaataactaaaaaaaatctaaatacCATCTATTTGTACCCTACTACATAATTGAGAAGCACAAGAGATAACTTAACAATAACCATAAGTAACCAATACCACTTTTACCTAATAGAGAAGTGACAAACAGAGAGCTTCGTCAAACACTTGAGCCCAGCGATCTCACTCAACAAAGGAAACGCCGACGGCCGCGGCGGCACCTTACAGAGCTCAAGCTCCTTCAAACCCCTCAACCTGCCCCAATCCAACCCGCCCACGCTCGGCGTAGCACTCACCTTCACCTGCAAGCACTCCAACTCAACCAAGTT
Coding sequences:
- the LOC131324233 gene encoding uncharacterized protein LOC131324233, whose amino-acid sequence is MKVANLDQNPVPDEDRSKQVSESPEKSELSDPDSTAEDHANHGAVLDVSGKNLDFSVPKGSEDSIEGLYVYKNVFNLIPKWMGGLGRLKTLKFFGNEVNLFPAEFRNLVELECLQVKVSATPSVGGLDWGRLRGLKELELCKVPPRPSAFPLLSEIAGLKCLTKLSVCHFSIRYLPPEIGCLKSLEFLDLSFNKIRSLPTEITYLSSLISLKVGNNKLVEIPSGLSSLQRLEILDLSNNRLASVECLKLGSMHNLQKLNLQYNKLLSYCQIPSWISCNLEGNGKDTSNDELFSSAVEMDVFEDSVQEIDDKISPKGSPATSSSHVTGSSTSSRCFAARRSRKGWKRRYYLQQRARQERLNNSRKWKVEDHVELSTEKAAAKCKPCKHSVLAPQSHTENSSAIPGPDSDNKGQSGKTACEFASVKDDDISSKNEYEIDYCDCVLVNSVEICKEGENDRTECDASLDSTSDGAHLQDECSSSALCNSTPNSKRHSDRDLDNPKPSKSRRPIDDHSDLSSKYSSTSFCSIDDHLPDGFYDAGRDRPFMPLRSYEQTLHLDSREVILLDRRKDEELDAIALSSQALMFHFKQSSDTTKEREQFAIDDLQIASLLALFVSDHFGGSDKSGFIVKTRKAVSGSNYRKPFVCTCPTGSIDSSTKPSKQSSDSVEDIVFLDLCEKSLHSAKARQKSVVVPIGTLQFGVCRHRALLMKYLCDRMEPHVPCELVRGYFDFSPHAWNIIIVKRDDEWVRMIVDACHPHDIREETDPEYFCRYIPLSWINVPNVTDSIAGPICSFPSLSACDEIEKASSSTLFRCDFGSIEAIAKVRTLETGGISADAIRNFEYSCLGEVRILRALNKHSCIVEMYGHQISTKWVQSLDGDSEQRILQSAIVMEYIKGGSLKNYVEKLSRAGEKHVRVDLALHIARDVACALVELHSKHIIHRDIKSENILIDLDRRRPDGTPVVKLCDFDRAVPLRSSLHSCCIAHVGVPPPNVCVGTPRWMAPEVFRAMIKPDMYGLEVDIWSFGCLLLELLTLQVPYSGLSESQIHDLLQMGKRPPLTDKLEESLGSPDDPAMAQSSTEPRIPEVELETTRFLVDIYNKCTQNNPMDRPTANNLYDMLLSRTNSFIGSRSLEREE